A genomic stretch from Ignavibacteriota bacterium includes:
- the eno gene encoding phosphopyruvate hydratase, with amino-acid sequence MTTILDIFAREILDSRGNPTIEVDVELESGVTGRAAVPSGASTGEREAVELRDGDKERYLGRGVQKAVENVNDVIADELIGWDAMDQTGIDNFLIELDGTDTKANLGANALLGVSLATAKAAAETLGMPLYRYIGGTNAKYLPVPMMNILNGGKHADNTVDFQEFMIVPFGAPTFSEALRCGTEIFHALKKVLSDAKLNTSVGDEGGFAPNLKSNEEAIQYILKAMEKAGYTDAECGIALDVAASEMFEKGKGKKPGMYRFFKSDKSLKTSEEMVEMYVKLVKKYPIISIEDGLGENDWVGWKKLTDALGDRCQLVGDDVFVTNPAILSRGIDAGIANSILVKVNQIGTLTETLDAVEMAKRARYTSVISHRSGETEDATIADIAVATNAGQIKTGSASRSDRIAKYNQLLRIEEELDTSAIYAGAAAFNIQR; translated from the coding sequence ATGACGACCATACTTGACATTTTTGCGAGAGAGATACTCGACTCGCGGGGCAATCCGACGATCGAAGTGGATGTGGAGCTGGAGAGCGGGGTCACGGGTCGCGCGGCCGTGCCCAGCGGCGCATCCACCGGCGAGCGTGAAGCGGTGGAATTACGCGACGGCGACAAGGAGCGGTATCTCGGCAGAGGCGTGCAGAAGGCCGTCGAGAACGTCAACGACGTGATTGCCGACGAACTGATCGGGTGGGATGCGATGGACCAGACCGGCATCGACAATTTCCTCATCGAACTCGACGGCACCGACACCAAGGCGAATCTCGGCGCAAACGCGCTGCTCGGTGTGTCACTCGCGACGGCAAAGGCCGCGGCGGAAACGCTGGGCATGCCGTTGTACCGCTACATCGGCGGCACCAACGCGAAGTACCTGCCCGTGCCGATGATGAACATCCTCAACGGCGGAAAACACGCCGACAACACAGTCGATTTTCAGGAATTCATGATCGTGCCTTTCGGCGCGCCCACATTCAGCGAGGCCCTGCGCTGCGGCACCGAGATTTTTCACGCGCTCAAGAAGGTGCTGTCGGACGCGAAGTTGAACACATCGGTGGGCGACGAAGGCGGCTTCGCCCCGAATCTGAAATCGAACGAGGAAGCGATACAGTACATCCTCAAGGCCATGGAAAAGGCCGGGTACACCGACGCCGAATGCGGCATCGCCCTCGATGTGGCCGCCAGTGAAATGTTCGAGAAAGGCAAGGGCAAGAAGCCGGGCATGTACCGCTTCTTTAAATCCGACAAGAGTCTCAAGACCTCCGAGGAAATGGTCGAGATGTACGTCAAACTCGTGAAGAAGTATCCGATTATTTCGATCGAAGACGGCCTCGGCGAGAATGATTGGGTGGGTTGGAAAAAACTCACGGACGCTCTCGGCGACCGCTGTCAGCTTGTCGGCGACGATGTGTTTGTCACGAATCCCGCCATACTCAGCCGCGGCATCGATGCGGGTATCGCCAACTCAATACTCGTGAAGGTCAATCAGATCGGCACACTCACCGAGACTCTCGACGCGGTCGAAATGGCCAAACGCGCCAGGTACACCAGCGTGATCAGCCACCGCTCGGGCGAGACCGAGGACGCCACCATCGCCGACATCGCCGTTGCCACCAACGCCGGACAGATC